CTCTCTAAAACAGTTAGTTTGAACATTCTACCTAATTTAAATAAGCGGAAATCCTTTCGTAGCTGACAAAATCCATACACATACCATTGATTGACCTTTAATATCAGTGAATAAGGTTCCAAGTTTCTTGAAGAGAGATTTCCATTTATATCAAGATATTCGAAAGATAAAATTTTTTCCAAATCAATAGAATTTTTAACGGTAGACAATTTTTTTTGTTCGTTTTGAAGTGGGACCCCACCCACTGAAGTCAAATTGAACAGAGGAAGGGGAAGTCGATAAGGGGGTGGACCGCATGACTGAAAATTTTTCAATAAGCATTTTTACTTGAGTATCATCATAAGCGGAATACACTCCATACAATGAGGTCATCAGGAGCTTATGTTCAATTTCATTTAGAAAGTGGCTTGTCAGTTTATAGCCCTCTACCAAGCCATAGCCACCGTGAGCACCTTTATAGAATATCACCGGGATTCCCGCGATATTGATCGAATCAATATCGCGTTGGATGGTTCGAACTGAAACTTCAAACTCCTCAGCCAGTTGTTTGGCCGTTACTCTTTTATTGTTTAATAATTTGATGACAATCCTAATAATCTGTCAATTTTCATATAGTACTGTTCCCCTTGTTCCTTTGATAAGGCTCTTTTCATATGGCTGTTTTCGTAAAGATTATTGTTTTTCGAATAGTTTATTATGATTGAAATAAAAAAAAACTAGATAGCCGATGCTTTAATTTAACCTTGCGATAGGAAAGAAATAGAAAATACAGCCTTATCATAACAAAAAAAGATAGCGCAAAATCCATACCCTAGGTCAGATCGAAAACAGTAACTTGAAGTAAGAAGGAGAAAACATGCTCAAATCGTTATAGCTAATGGTTAGTTTGGGTAATCATAGCCACTTTTTGCATCATTCTAGACAGAGTTCTGATCATCTTTCCTCATTATTTGCAGGGTAATCTAGCAATAAAGTCTGTTTCCGGTTGATAACTACAAATAATATGAAAATAGCTTAGGTATAAAGAAAAACCACCTGACTTTGTAAAACATGAAATATACTAGAGAGAAAATATACATTGAAGTCTGAAAGTTCACAATTTAGCCCAAAAAAGGGTTTGCAAATTACATAAATAGAGAATATAATAAATTACGAAAGCGCTTTCGATTTATGGATGGAGTGAAAAACCAATGGTTACAATTTACGATATCGCAAAGAAAACTGGTTTTTCAGTTACGACTGTTTCAAAAGCGATTAATAACTATTCCGATGTTAGTGAAAAAACGAAAAAGTTGATTTTAGAAGCTGTAGAGGAAATGAAATACTTTCCGAACTCGTCGGCTAGAACTTTAACAACGAAAAAATCATGGACTATTGGAGTTATTTTTGTCGAGTCACTTGGAATAGGGATTAAACATCCGTTTTTTAATGAAGTGATCGAGAGTTTTAAACAGTCTGTCGAGGTATTTGATTACGATTTACTTTTTGCTTCACGAAATCTGCCGAAACATAACAAAAGTTATTTAGATCACTTTCGTTATCGTGGTGTAGATGGGGTAGTGGTCGTATGTTCTAATGTAGAAGATAAACAAGTGCAAGAGTTAATGAAAGATGCGATTCCGAGCGTGGTTATTGACTTAAATAGCCAAACATCAAGTGTGGTATTTTCTGACAATGTTACTGGTAGTCAACTTGCCGTTGATTATTTATACTCATTGGGGCATAGAAAAATTGCTCATATTGCAGGACATGAAAAAACATTTGCAGGTCAACAACGATTAAAAGGTTATATTGAAAGTATGAAAAGTTTGTCGTTAGATGTTCAAGAAGAGTATATAGTGAATGGAGATTATTTCTCACAAGAGGGCGGATATCGGGCCATGAAGAAGCTTTTGAAGCTTGAATCTCGACCGACAGCCATTTACGCATCGAGTGATAGCATAGCCATAGGGGCAATTGAGGCGATTAAAGATATAGGCCTTGATGTTCCACACGATTTCTCGATCATAGGTTTTGATGATATTGCTCTTGCTCAGCATGTGAGCCCTTCTTTAACCACAATTAAGCAACAAACCGATATTATCGGTCAAAAAGCAGCCGATCTTCTTCTCCAACAGATTAATCAAAAGGAGAAAGTGATCGAACAAATTCAAGTACCAGTTAAACTTATGGTGAGAAATAGCTGTAAAAGAATTTAACTTCTAATAAAGCTATTTTTTATTCCAAAGCGAAACCGGTTCAGAAAAATGAGTTTCTTCTCTTTTTTACATAAATTTCACAAATCAATCAGTAGATGTAGTGATTGATTTGTGAATTATATTGAAAATCTATGTTTAACCTGCTTGTTACGGTAAAAATAGGGAAGCGTTATAAGTTAATTAGCTGCTTTTTTTAACCAAAAACGAAACCGCTTTCGAATTAATAGATTTGGTAATTCAGGTGGCTAGCTAGCATCTATTACAATAAAGAAAACATAATGGGGGTATTAAGATGAAACGATGGATTCATATGCTTTTAGCTCTTACATTAATGGCAGGAATTATTGCTGGGTGTTCTTCAAGTAATGAAGCAAACTCAGACGGAGGTAAAAAAGATAGCAAAGTATTAAAGGTTTGGTCCTTTACAGATGAACTACAAAAAGGTGCAATTAAAACATTTGAAGATAAGCATGATGTGAAGGTGGAACTAACCATTGTTCCTATCGCTGATTATCCAACAAAAATCAAGCCCGTTCTTGAAAGTGGCGTTGGAGCACCAGACGTATTCACCGGAGAAGTTGCTTTCTTAAAACAGTGGACAGAGCGAGATTACTGGGAAAACTTATCTGAAGAGCCTTACAACGTAGATGAATGGGAAGAGGATTATATCCCATATGTATATGATTTAGGGAAAGATTCAGAAGGAAATGTTAAAGCATTATCTTGGCAGACAACTCCAGGTGGAATTTTCTATCGCCGTAGTATTGCTAAAGACGTGTTAGGTACAGATGATCCTACTGAAATTGGAAATATGATGAGCACGTGGGATGGACTGTTTGAAGTCGGAGAAAAGTTAAAACAAGAAGGAGTTCGCTTATTTCCTGATGAAGGAGCTATTCGCTGGTTCGCAAGAGGGGTAGATTCTACACCATGGGTGGACGAGAACAAAGAATTAGTCATGACTCAAGCAAAATTAGATTATTTCGATCAAGCAAAACAACTTCGTGATAAAGATTATACAGCATTTGCACCAGAATGGTCACCATCTTGGTTCGCTTCTATGAACGGTGAGATTGCCTATAACGGCGGATGGGAAGAAGTAAAAGAAGATTCTGGAGACAAAACAGAAGTATTCTCTTATGCTCTACCAACATGGGGATTGCATAGTGTTCTTAAACCAAGTGGAGAAGATACTGCTGGTGATTGGGCTGTTACATCTGGACCAAATCCGTATTTCTGGGGTGGTACATGGTTAGGGATTTACAAAGGATCGGATAAAAAAGATTTAGCGTTTGAATTCGTTAAAATGATGACACATGATGAAGAATTCTTAACGGACTGGGCGAACGAAACAGGAGACGTATTATCATATCTTCCTGTAACTTCAAAGATTAAAGATGATTTCAATGAAGATTTCTTGGGTGGACAAAATAACTATACATTCTTCTTAGAGCAAGCAAAAGCAATTGATGCAAAGGCTGTAACCAAATATGATCAAGAAATTGATACATTATTAGGCGCACATGTAAGCGAATATGTGGATGGCAAAAAGACGAAAGATGAAGCGATTCAAGATTTCTATAAAGCTGTTAAGAACGCCTATCCAGATATCAAAACACCTAAATAAAAAAGAGTGTGAAACAGTAAATGAGGATAGATTTGTTTTTAAGGTCTATCCTCATTTATTTCAGTAATGAGAAAGAGGGAATATATTATGAAAAACATCAATTACAAAGGTTATTTCTTTGTAGCACCATTCTTTTTAATCTTCCTCGTCTTTAACATTTACCCTGTTCTCCTAACTTTTTATTATACCTTCACACATTATGAAGGATATGGGAGTCCAGAATTTATTGGTCTAGAAAACTATATCCGAATATTTTCTGATACATATTTTTATGAAGCATTTTTTAACACCTTAAAAATTTGGGGATTAAACTTCACGTTACAGCTTGGGATCGCGCTACTACTGGCAGCTTTGTTCTCGGATTTACGCTTTAGAATGAAGGGGTTAGGATTTTTTCGAGCGATATTTTACTTACCGAATTTAATTACCATTAGCTCGGTTGCAATTTTATTTAATATTATGCTTGATTGGCAATACGGATCGATTAATCAATTTTTATTGAAATTAGGAATTATTGGCGAGCCAATTAACTGGCTAAATGAACCGATTACTGCACAAGTTTCGGTAGCCCTAATCTTAACTTGGATGTGGTTTGGTTATACGTTTATCGTGTTAATGGCCGGGGTGTCAGGTATTTCAAAGGAATACTACGAAGCTGCTTTGATCGATGGCGCAAACCGTTGGCAAACGTTTACACAAATTACATTACCTTTATTAAAACCAATTATGCTTTATGTGTTAATTACGTCTTTAATTGGTGGTTTGCAGTTATTTGACTTACCAATGCTGATTACAGATGGTTTAGGAGAACCTGAAGGCGCATTAAACACGTTGGTGTTGTATTTATACAACCAAGCATTCCGTTACAATAATTATGGCTACGCAGCGACGATTGCTTACGCGCTATTCTTGATTACTGTAATATTCTCAGCCATTACATTCAAATCCATGTACCGCGATGTAAAAGCGACGAAGAATCGGGGTAAATAATGATGAATTCCAAAAAGAACTTTAAAAAAATAATCATTTATACATTATTAATTGTGCTAGCGGTGATCAGCATCATTCCATTCTATATGATGATAATCAATGCAACGAGAGATAATAAAGATATTATTATGGGTTTTAGCTTTCTTCCAGGCAGCAGTCTTGTTGAAAACTACAAAACGATGATGGATTATGTGAACATCTGGATTGGATTTAAAAATAGTTTGATTGTTTCAGTTTCGGTCACCATTTTAAGTGGCTATTTCTCGGCCTTAACTGCTTATGGATTTGCGGTATACGATTTTAAAGGGAAAAAATATTTATTCCTCTTTATGCTATTAATGATGATGGTTCCAGGGCAGTTAGGATTAATCGGGTTTTATGAATTAAACAAAGTACTAGGTACTCTTGATACGTATATCCCATTAATTGTTCCAGCAATTGCAAGTCCATTTGTCGTGTTCTTCTTACGACAATATTTAGCTACGACTCTTCATCCATCACTATTAGAGGCAGCTAGAATGGATGGGGCTGGGGAGCTTAAAATTTTTCATACGGTTGCATTGCCAATTATGATGCCAGCAGTAGCAACAATGTCAATCTTCACTTTTATTGGATCTTGGAATAACTATATTGTTCCATTAGTGGTGTTGTTCTCACCAGAAAAATACACACTTCCAGTTTTAATGGGATTCTTAAGAGGCTCTCAAGTAGCTCAAAACTTAGGTTCCTTGTATTTAGGGATTGCGATATCGGTTGTGCCAATTATGGTCGCATTCTTGTTCTTCTCTAAGTACATTATTAGCAGTATTTCAGCAGGATCTATTAAAGGATAATGAGGTGTAAGATATGAAACATTTTTCACGAAATTTTATTTTTGGAACAGCCACGTCATCATATCAAATAGAAGGAGCAACAACAGCTGATGGTCGTACCCCTTCTATTTGGGACACTTTCTCAAAAACTCCGGGGAAAGTGTTAAACGGAGACACGGGGGATGTCGCTTGTGATCATTACAATCGAGTGGAAGAAGACATTGAGATCATCAAACGTCTCGGTGTAGATTCGTATCGATTTTCAATTGCGTGGCCACGTGTTTTTCCAAAACAAGGACAGTACAATCCAGAAGGTATGGAATTTTATAAAAAATTAGCTTCAGGTCTACTAGAAGCTGGAATTAAGCCTTTCGTCACTATCTATCACTGGGATTTGCCGCAATGGGCCGATGATCAAGGTGGTTGGGTAAACCGCGCTTCGGTCGATTGGTTTATGGAATTTGCTAAAAAATGTTTTGAAGAGTTAGATGAGTATGTTTCGATGTGGATCACTCATAATGAACCTTGGTGTGCAGCGTTACTTGGATACCATCAAGGCGAGCATGCTCCAGGGCACCGCAATATGGATGAAGCCGTTCGCGCGTCTCATCACATTCTTCTCTCACACGGAAAGGCCGTTCAATTCTATAAAGAAACGATTCAAGCGACAAAACCGATTGGCATCACACTTAACCTTTCACCAATCTATGCTGCTAGTGATAGTGCGAATGATCTGTTAGCTGCAAATAACTTTGATGGATATTTGAATCGCTGGTTTTTAGATCCAATCTTTAAAGGTCACTATCCAATGGATATGATGAACTTGTACTCCAAGTACGTTCATTCCTATGACTTTATCCATGCTGGAGATTTAGACGTAATTTCTACACCAATCGATTTCTTTGGTATTAATTATTATAATCGTGCCCTAATAGAATATTCAGCTGCAGAAGATTTCTTATTCACGTCAGCTTACTCAGATTATGAAAAGTCTGGAATGGGGTGGGATATAGCACCAACCGAGTTTAAAGAATTAATTCATCGACTTCGAAAAGAATATACTAGTCTACCAATTTACATTACAGAAAACGGTGCAGCTTATGACGATGTACTAGAAGAAGATGGTCGTGTTCATGATGCTAAAAGAGTAGACTATATTGAAAAACATTTGTCTGCTGTTGCTCAATTGAATGAAGAGCGTATGAATATTGCTGGTTATTATCTGTGGTCGATGCTGGATAATTTTGAATGGGCATTTGGTTATGAGAAGCGATTTGGCATTACGTATGTAGATTTTAAAACACAAGAAAGATATTTAAAGGATAGTGCAATAAGATATGCAGAGATTATCAAAAATCGTTCCATATAAGCAATATGACAAGGAAAACGAAACCGATTTAGAAAAACCGTAGCTTTGAGATGAGAATGATAATAGGATGTGTATAGACTATGTCAAAAATAACCATGATTCTTACAGCAAAAGATACTGAAGATCGCTTAACAGAGAAAGAGCATCTAGTTTTTTCAGAAAACAAACAAAGAAATCCAGTAGATATTGTCGTATCTCTAGATGAAACCTATCAAACGATGGTTGGATTTGGAGGTGCCTTCACAGAGGCTGCAGCATATACACTTGCCCAAATGCCTAAAGAAAAACGCCAAGAAGCGATTGAGAGCTATTTTGACGAAAAGAAAGGTTTAGGGTACAACATAGGTCGAGTTCATATTCATAGCTGTGATTTTGCTCTAGAAAATTACACGTACGTGGAAGAGAATGATCAAGAACTAGCTACGTTTGATATTGCAAGAGACCATCAATGGGTGATTCCAATGATTAAGGATGCAATGAAGGCAAAAGGGGGAAGTATTCCGTTATTAGCTTCTCCTTGGAGCCCTCCTGCTTGGATGAAGTCGAACCAGGAAATGAATAATGGTGGAAAACTGCTTCCAGAGTTCAGAGATACATGGGCTTCTTATTATACGGAATTTATTAAAGCCTACCAGAAGGAAGACCTCGACATTTGGGGGATTTCGGTCCAAAACGAACCAGCAGCCGTTCAAGTGTGGGATTCGTGTATTTATACCGCCGAAGAAGAACGTGATTTTGTGAAAAATCATTTAGGGCCGATTATGCACGAAGCGGACTTATCGGATGTAAATATCATTATTTGGGACCATAACCGCGACTTGATTGTTGAGCGAGCTTCTACCGTTCTAGAGGACCCAGAGGCAGCGAAATATGTTTGGGGAACAGGTCTACACTGGTATGTGAGTGAAGAATTCGAGAATGTAGGCGAAGTTCATCATCGCTTCCCGGATAAACACTTATTATTTACCGAGGGCTGTCAAGAAGGTGGTGTAAAGCTAGGCGAGTGGTTTACAGGGGAACGTTATGGTCGAAATATGATCGGTGATCTCAATAATTGGGTAGAGGGTTACTTGGATTGGAACTTGGTTCTAAATGAAGAAGGCGGTCCGAATCATGTCGGCAACCTATGTGATGCCCCAATTATTGCCGATACGAAAACAAAGGAATTACACTATAATAGTTCCTTTTATTATATCGGCCACTTCAGCAAATATATTCGACCGGGTGCGGTACGGGTGAAAATTGAAAATAGTAGTGAGTGCATACAGACAACAGGATTCTTAAATGAAGATGGATCAGTTGTCGTCGTAGCGATGAACGAAAGTGACCAAGCAACTGCTTTTACGATGGGATATATGGAAGATGTATGTGAAACGGATTTACCTCCGCATTCAATCGCGACTTTTATTTTCACTAAATAAGTTCTTTTTCAAGAAAATACAAGGGGCGGATCGAGAACTCTCTCAGGTCCGTTTTTTGTATGAATGGTAGATATGCGATGAGTCCGAGTTGTTTTTAAATATTTTGTTGTTTTTTGGATAGAGGAGGATCCCCCTAATAAGGGACTGTTTCTTCGTTATTTTCCCATCTCAATAAACTATTCATTCAACTTTCATTAAGGAGTAGAGAATAAAAGTGTAACAAAAAATGCGAAAAGAGCTTGAATAAAAAACGTTAGGTGGAAAAAGTTCATGACAATGGGAAATTATTCTTTTGATCAGAAAAAAAGATTTGAAATACAAGACTTTGATAAAGCGAATACATTTTCTAGCTTTTTACCAGGGATTGCTGGTGTAAATGGGATTCCAATGTGGACATTTTATGTTAATCGTGGCCAAGGAATCACTAGTTTTGGGGTAAGAGATAAGCATACACCGATTATGGAATTTTCACCGGCTAGTATTGCATATAAAACGGTTGCGACGAGTGGTTTTAGAACGTTTATCAAAATGAAACATCAAGACACGGTTTATGAAGCATTTTGCCCTACGCGAAACCGCAAGCATATTCAACGCAAAATGTTTATTGAAGCGAATCAGTTGAGTATTGAAGAAATCAATCAAGAAATGGGACTAAAGGTAAGTATTCAATATTTTCACATGCCAGAAGCAAATTTTGCTGGATTGGTCCGAAAAGTCGACATTACGAATTTAGCTGGAGAGCCAGTCGAAATGGAAGTGATGGATGGACTACCAG
This DNA window, taken from Bacillus sp. 2205SS5-2, encodes the following:
- a CDS encoding carbohydrate ABC transporter permease, translated to MNSKKNFKKIIIYTLLIVLAVISIIPFYMMIINATRDNKDIIMGFSFLPGSSLVENYKTMMDYVNIWIGFKNSLIVSVSVTILSGYFSALTAYGFAVYDFKGKKYLFLFMLLMMMVPGQLGLIGFYELNKVLGTLDTYIPLIVPAIASPFVVFFLRQYLATTLHPSLLEAARMDGAGELKIFHTVALPIMMPAVATMSIFTFIGSWNNYIVPLVVLFSPEKYTLPVLMGFLRGSQVAQNLGSLYLGIAISVVPIMVAFLFFSKYIISSISAGSIKG
- a CDS encoding glycoside hydrolase family 30 protein, with amino-acid sequence MSKITMILTAKDTEDRLTEKEHLVFSENKQRNPVDIVVSLDETYQTMVGFGGAFTEAAAYTLAQMPKEKRQEAIESYFDEKKGLGYNIGRVHIHSCDFALENYTYVEENDQELATFDIARDHQWVIPMIKDAMKAKGGSIPLLASPWSPPAWMKSNQEMNNGGKLLPEFRDTWASYYTEFIKAYQKEDLDIWGISVQNEPAAVQVWDSCIYTAEEERDFVKNHLGPIMHEADLSDVNIIIWDHNRDLIVERASTVLEDPEAAKYVWGTGLHWYVSEEFENVGEVHHRFPDKHLLFTEGCQEGGVKLGEWFTGERYGRNMIGDLNNWVEGYLDWNLVLNEEGGPNHVGNLCDAPIIADTKTKELHYNSSFYYIGHFSKYIRPGAVRVKIENSSECIQTTGFLNEDGSVVVVAMNESDQATAFTMGYMEDVCETDLPPHSIATFIFTK
- a CDS encoding helix-turn-helix transcriptional regulator, yielding MIRIVIKLLNNKRVTAKQLAEEFEVSVRTIQRDIDSINIAGIPVIFYKGAHGGYGLVEGYKLTSHFLNEIEHKLLMTSLYGVYSAYDDTQVKMLIEKFSVMRSTPLSTSPSSVQFDFSGWGPTSKRTKKIVYR
- a CDS encoding carbohydrate ABC transporter permease codes for the protein MKNINYKGYFFVAPFFLIFLVFNIYPVLLTFYYTFTHYEGYGSPEFIGLENYIRIFSDTYFYEAFFNTLKIWGLNFTLQLGIALLLAALFSDLRFRMKGLGFFRAIFYLPNLITISSVAILFNIMLDWQYGSINQFLLKLGIIGEPINWLNEPITAQVSVALILTWMWFGYTFIVLMAGVSGISKEYYEAALIDGANRWQTFTQITLPLLKPIMLYVLITSLIGGLQLFDLPMLITDGLGEPEGALNTLVLYLYNQAFRYNNYGYAATIAYALFLITVIFSAITFKSMYRDVKATKNRGK
- a CDS encoding GH1 family beta-glucosidase, coding for MKHFSRNFIFGTATSSYQIEGATTADGRTPSIWDTFSKTPGKVLNGDTGDVACDHYNRVEEDIEIIKRLGVDSYRFSIAWPRVFPKQGQYNPEGMEFYKKLASGLLEAGIKPFVTIYHWDLPQWADDQGGWVNRASVDWFMEFAKKCFEELDEYVSMWITHNEPWCAALLGYHQGEHAPGHRNMDEAVRASHHILLSHGKAVQFYKETIQATKPIGITLNLSPIYAASDSANDLLAANNFDGYLNRWFLDPIFKGHYPMDMMNLYSKYVHSYDFIHAGDLDVISTPIDFFGINYYNRALIEYSAAEDFLFTSAYSDYEKSGMGWDIAPTEFKELIHRLRKEYTSLPIYITENGAAYDDVLEEDGRVHDAKRVDYIEKHLSAVAQLNEERMNIAGYYLWSMLDNFEWAFGYEKRFGITYVDFKTQERYLKDSAIRYAEIIKNRSI
- a CDS encoding ABC transporter substrate-binding protein, with product MKRWIHMLLALTLMAGIIAGCSSSNEANSDGGKKDSKVLKVWSFTDELQKGAIKTFEDKHDVKVELTIVPIADYPTKIKPVLESGVGAPDVFTGEVAFLKQWTERDYWENLSEEPYNVDEWEEDYIPYVYDLGKDSEGNVKALSWQTTPGGIFYRRSIAKDVLGTDDPTEIGNMMSTWDGLFEVGEKLKQEGVRLFPDEGAIRWFARGVDSTPWVDENKELVMTQAKLDYFDQAKQLRDKDYTAFAPEWSPSWFASMNGEIAYNGGWEEVKEDSGDKTEVFSYALPTWGLHSVLKPSGEDTAGDWAVTSGPNPYFWGGTWLGIYKGSDKKDLAFEFVKMMTHDEEFLTDWANETGDVLSYLPVTSKIKDDFNEDFLGGQNNYTFFLEQAKAIDAKAVTKYDQEIDTLLGAHVSEYVDGKKTKDEAIQDFYKAVKNAYPDIKTPK
- a CDS encoding LacI family DNA-binding transcriptional regulator; amino-acid sequence: MVTIYDIAKKTGFSVTTVSKAINNYSDVSEKTKKLILEAVEEMKYFPNSSARTLTTKKSWTIGVIFVESLGIGIKHPFFNEVIESFKQSVEVFDYDLLFASRNLPKHNKSYLDHFRYRGVDGVVVVCSNVEDKQVQELMKDAIPSVVIDLNSQTSSVVFSDNVTGSQLAVDYLYSLGHRKIAHIAGHEKTFAGQQRLKGYIESMKSLSLDVQEEYIVNGDYFSQEGGYRAMKKLLKLESRPTAIYASSDSIAIGAIEAIKDIGLDVPHDFSIIGFDDIALAQHVSPSLTTIKQQTDIIGQKAADLLLQQINQKEKVIEQIQVPVKLMVRNSCKRI